Proteins encoded by one window of Pseudomonas tructae:
- a CDS encoding D-hexose-6-phosphate mutarotase has translation MPEHPLQRFFTSQRPRPTFEWERYQQRDVLIIDHPQCQAVFSRQGAQLLHFQPQGERPWLWCAAQWPQVGAIRGGVPVCWPWYGRHPSEDMWPAHGWARLLDWKLIDSSEDTDGVTLKWRLQLCDWQVDLLARLGKRMELQLSTEHQDSQPCQLSHALLAYWRISDVSEIALSGLENIDGYDRLNRQACRQKGALKVYGGCQRVFPHAATLQLHDPAWQRQLCIDTGDSEDTVVWHPGSRPLMGVSGSETLGFVCVEAASGSSDSLSLAPGEQAHLRLQAQMLS, from the coding sequence ATGCCAGAGCACCCGCTACAACGTTTCTTCACCTCGCAGCGGCCGCGGCCGACCTTCGAGTGGGAGCGTTACCAGCAGCGCGACGTGCTGATCATCGATCACCCGCAATGCCAGGCGGTCTTCAGCCGCCAGGGTGCGCAGTTGCTGCACTTCCAGCCCCAGGGCGAGCGCCCGTGGCTGTGGTGTGCGGCGCAGTGGCCGCAAGTCGGCGCCATCCGTGGTGGTGTGCCGGTGTGTTGGCCCTGGTACGGCCGCCATCCTAGCGAAGACATGTGGCCGGCCCACGGTTGGGCGCGCCTGCTCGACTGGAAACTGATCGACAGCAGCGAAGATACCGACGGTGTGACCCTCAAGTGGCGTCTGCAGCTGTGCGACTGGCAGGTCGACCTGCTGGCCAGGCTGGGCAAGCGCATGGAGTTGCAACTGAGTACCGAGCATCAGGACAGTCAGCCGTGTCAGTTGAGTCATGCTCTGCTAGCTTACTGGCGTATTAGTGACGTTTCTGAGATAGCGCTATCTGGGCTAGAAAACATTGACGGTTACGACCGTTTGAACCGTCAGGCCTGTCGCCAGAAGGGCGCCTTGAAGGTCTACGGTGGCTGCCAGCGGGTGTTCCCCCATGCGGCGACCCTGCAGTTGCACGATCCGGCCTGGCAGCGCCAGTTATGCATCGATACCGGTGACAGCGAAGACACCGTGGTCTGGCATCCCGGCAGCCGGCCGTTGATGGGCGTCAGCGGCAGCGAAACCCTGGGGTTCGTCTGTGTCGAGGCGGCCAGTGGCAGCAGTGACAGCCTGAGCCTGGCGCCGGGTGAGCAGGCGCACCTGCGGCTGCAGGCGCAGATGCTCAGTTGA
- the hexR gene encoding DNA-binding transcriptional regulator HexR, which yields MRNLLEQIQGRLEELNKAERKVAEVILLNPQQATRFSIAALAQAAKVSEPTVNRFCRSFGVSGYPELKLQLAQSLASGAAYVSRAVEADDDPASYTQKIFGSAIASLDSACQQLDPQLVSRAVDMLIQARQIHFFGLGASAPVALDAQHKFFRFNLAVSAHADVLMQRMLASVAHTGELFVIISYTGRTRELVEVARLARENGASVLGLTAADSPLAKASSLSLNIPLPEDTDIYMPMTSRIIQLTVLDVLATGMTLRRGVDFQPHLRKIKESLNASRYPIDDELN from the coding sequence GAGCTGAACAAGGCTGAGCGCAAAGTCGCCGAAGTCATCCTGCTCAACCCTCAGCAAGCCACCCGCTTCAGCATTGCCGCCCTGGCCCAGGCGGCCAAGGTCAGCGAGCCGACGGTCAACCGCTTCTGCCGTTCGTTCGGCGTCAGCGGCTACCCCGAGCTCAAGCTGCAACTGGCTCAGAGCCTGGCCAGTGGTGCCGCCTATGTCAGCCGGGCGGTGGAAGCCGACGATGATCCGGCCTCCTATACCCAGAAGATCTTCGGCAGCGCCATCGCCTCGCTGGACAGTGCCTGCCAGCAGCTTGATCCGCAGTTGGTCAGCCGCGCCGTCGACATGCTGATCCAGGCCCGGCAGATCCACTTCTTTGGCCTGGGTGCCTCGGCCCCGGTAGCCCTGGATGCCCAGCACAAGTTCTTTCGCTTCAACCTGGCGGTGTCTGCCCATGCCGATGTGCTGATGCAGCGCATGCTGGCGTCGGTGGCCCACACCGGCGAGCTGTTCGTGATCATCTCCTACACCGGACGCACCCGCGAGCTGGTCGAAGTCGCCCGCCTGGCCCGCGAGAACGGCGCCTCGGTGCTCGGCCTGACCGCTGCCGACTCGCCTCTGGCCAAGGCCAGCAGCCTGAGCCTGAACATCCCGCTGCCCGAAGACACCGACATCTATATGCCGATGACCTCGCGGATCATCCAGCTGACCGTGCTCGACGTGCTGGCCACCGGCATGACCCTGCGCCGCGGCGTCGACTTCCAGCCGCACCTGCGCAAGATCAAGGAAAGCCTCAACGCCAGCCGCTACCCGATTGACGACGAGCTCAACTGA